A genomic region of Streptomyces rimosus contains the following coding sequences:
- the pcrA gene encoding DNA helicase PcrA: MSSLFDDSFLADLEPTDEGPPPPPEDESGPAQEEIPADLFGGRFDVPGGIPHAVGPGRDPYYRDGAPRPAVDPAALLEGLNDQQKAAVVHSGGPLLIVAGAGSGKTRVLTHRIAHLLGARGVHPGQILAITFTNKAAGEMKERVEDLVGPRANAMWVSTFHSACVRILRRESKKLGFTSSFSIYDAADSKRLMALVCRDLDLDPKRFPPKSFSAKVSNLKNELIDEETFADQAADGFEKSVAEAYAMYQARLREANALDFDDIIMTTVNLLQAFPDVADHYRRRFRHVLVDEYQDTNHAQYTLVRELVGPAESAGELCVVGDADQSIYAFRGATIRNILQFEEDYPDATTIMLEQNYRSSQTILSAANAVIERNENRRPKNLWTDAGEGPRIIGYVADTEHDEAQFVADEIDRLTDAGDAKAGDVAVFYRTNAQSRVFEEIFIRVGLPYKVVGGVRFYERKEVRDVLAYLRVLANPEDTVPLRRILNVPKRGIGERAEAMIDALSAREKITFPQALRRVDEAYGMAARSANAVKRFNTLMEELRTIVESGAGPATVLEAVLERTGYLAELQSSTDPQDETRIENLQELAAVALEFEQDRGEENPGTLADFLEQVALVADSDQIPDEDEEGTGVITLMTLHTAKGLEFPTVFLTGMEDGVFPHMRALGQTKELEEERRLAYVGITRARERLYVTRSTMRSAWGQPSYNPPSRFLEEIPDKYLDWRRTGPATPSASMGSLSGSGGGGFGSGLSSSRTKAGPSGFATRRAKDREVVSLAVGDRVTHDSFGLGSVVAVKGSGDNAEATIDFGGEKPKRLLLRYAPVEKL, from the coding sequence ATGAGCAGCCTCTTTGACGACAGTTTCCTGGCGGACCTCGAACCCACGGATGAGGGGCCCCCGCCGCCTCCCGAGGACGAGAGCGGTCCGGCACAGGAGGAGATCCCGGCCGACCTGTTCGGCGGGCGATTCGACGTGCCCGGCGGCATCCCGCACGCCGTGGGCCCGGGCCGCGACCCGTACTACCGCGACGGCGCCCCCCGCCCCGCGGTGGACCCCGCCGCCCTCCTGGAGGGGCTGAACGACCAGCAGAAGGCCGCCGTGGTGCACAGCGGCGGGCCGCTGCTCATCGTCGCGGGCGCCGGCTCCGGCAAGACCCGCGTCCTGACGCACCGCATCGCGCACCTGCTCGGCGCCCGCGGTGTGCACCCCGGCCAGATCCTCGCGATCACCTTCACCAACAAGGCCGCGGGCGAGATGAAGGAGCGCGTCGAGGACCTGGTCGGCCCCCGCGCGAACGCCATGTGGGTCTCCACCTTCCACAGCGCGTGCGTGCGCATCCTGCGCCGCGAGTCCAAGAAGCTGGGCTTCACGTCGTCCTTCTCGATCTACGACGCGGCCGACTCCAAGCGCCTGATGGCCCTGGTCTGCCGGGATCTGGATCTCGACCCCAAGCGGTTCCCGCCCAAGTCCTTCAGCGCCAAGGTCTCCAACCTCAAGAACGAGCTCATCGACGAGGAGACCTTCGCTGACCAGGCGGCCGACGGTTTCGAGAAGTCGGTGGCCGAGGCGTACGCGATGTACCAGGCCCGGCTGCGCGAGGCCAACGCCCTGGACTTCGACGACATCATCATGACCACGGTCAACCTCCTCCAGGCGTTCCCCGATGTCGCCGACCACTACCGCCGCCGCTTCCGGCACGTCCTCGTGGACGAGTACCAGGACACCAACCATGCCCAGTACACCCTCGTACGGGAGCTGGTGGGACCGGCCGAGTCGGCCGGTGAGCTGTGCGTGGTCGGTGACGCCGACCAGTCGATCTACGCGTTCCGCGGCGCCACGATCCGTAACATCCTCCAGTTCGAGGAGGACTATCCGGACGCCACGACGATCATGCTGGAGCAGAACTACCGCTCCTCCCAGACGATCCTCAGCGCCGCCAACGCCGTCATCGAGCGCAACGAGAACCGCCGCCCCAAGAACCTGTGGACGGACGCCGGCGAGGGCCCCCGCATCATCGGCTACGTCGCCGACACCGAGCACGACGAGGCCCAGTTCGTCGCCGACGAGATCGACCGGCTGACCGACGCGGGCGACGCCAAGGCGGGCGATGTCGCGGTCTTCTACCGCACCAACGCCCAGTCCCGCGTCTTCGAAGAGATCTTCATCCGGGTCGGCCTGCCCTACAAGGTCGTCGGCGGCGTGCGCTTCTACGAGCGCAAGGAGGTCCGCGACGTCCTCGCGTACCTGCGCGTCCTCGCCAACCCCGAGGACACCGTCCCGCTGCGCCGCATCCTGAACGTGCCCAAGCGCGGCATCGGCGAGCGCGCCGAGGCGATGATCGACGCGCTGTCCGCCCGCGAGAAGATCACCTTCCCGCAGGCGCTGCGCCGCGTCGACGAGGCGTACGGCATGGCCGCGCGCTCCGCCAACGCCGTCAAGCGCTTCAACACGCTCATGGAGGAGCTGCGGACCATCGTCGAGTCCGGCGCGGGCCCCGCCACCGTCCTGGAGGCGGTCCTGGAGCGTACGGGCTATCTGGCCGAGCTCCAGTCCTCGACCGACCCGCAGGACGAGACCCGCATCGAGAACCTCCAGGAACTGGCCGCCGTCGCCCTCGAATTCGAGCAGGACCGCGGCGAGGAGAACCCCGGCACCCTCGCCGACTTCCTGGAGCAGGTCGCGCTGGTCGCCGACTCCGACCAGATCCCGGACGAGGACGAGGAGGGCACCGGCGTCATCACCCTCATGACGCTGCACACCGCCAAGGGCCTGGAGTTCCCCACCGTCTTCCTGACCGGCATGGAGGACGGCGTCTTCCCGCACATGCGCGCGCTCGGCCAGACCAAGGAGCTGGAGGAGGAACGCCGCCTGGCGTACGTCGGCATCACCCGCGCCCGCGAGCGGCTCTACGTGACCCGCTCCACGATGCGCAGCGCCTGGGGCCAGCCGTCGTACAACCCGCCCTCCCGCTTCCTGGAGGAGATCCCGGACAAGTACCTGGACTGGCGGCGCACGGGCCCCGCGACGCCCTCCGCCTCGATGGGCAGCCTCTCCGGCTCGGGCGGCGGGGGCTTCGGCTCCGGCCTGTCCTCGTCGCGTACGAAGGCGGGCCCGAGCGGTTTCGCGACCCGGCGCGCCAAGGACCGCGAGGTGGTCTCGCTGGCGGTCGGCGACCGCGTCACACACGACAGCTTCGGGCTGGGCTCGGTCGTCGCGGTCAAGGGCAGCGGCGACAACGCGGAGGCGACGATCGACTTCGGCGGCGAGAAGCCGAAGCGGCTGCTGCTGCGGTACGCGCCGGTGGAGAAGCTCTGA
- a CDS encoding SDR family NAD(P)-dependent oxidoreductase: MERLRLDGKVALITGATGGIGRATAELFAREGARLVVTDVAEGPLRDLADRIEAYGAEVVAARLDVSSAREWDDVITVVRDRFGALDVLVNLAGIVDWPGIEDTREEVWDRVIDVNQKGTWLGMRAAMPLLRASGNASVVNTSSVLGLVGSGSAAAYQASKGAVRLLSKTAAVEYARQGVRVNSVHPGVIATPMIQEILDEQGDQQPDIRRTPMRRAGRADEIATAILFLACDESSFVTGSELVVDGGLTAH; the protein is encoded by the coding sequence ATGGAAAGGCTTCGGCTCGACGGCAAGGTCGCATTGATCACCGGTGCCACCGGCGGCATCGGCAGGGCGACCGCCGAACTCTTCGCCCGGGAGGGCGCCCGGCTGGTGGTCACCGATGTCGCGGAGGGCCCGCTGCGGGACCTGGCGGACCGGATCGAGGCGTACGGCGCGGAAGTCGTCGCCGCCCGCCTCGATGTCTCCTCGGCGCGGGAGTGGGACGACGTGATCACCGTCGTACGCGACCGGTTCGGCGCCCTGGACGTCCTCGTGAACCTCGCCGGCATCGTGGACTGGCCGGGCATCGAGGACACCCGGGAGGAGGTCTGGGACCGGGTGATCGACGTGAACCAGAAGGGCACGTGGCTCGGCATGAGGGCGGCGATGCCGCTCCTGCGGGCGAGCGGCAACGCGTCGGTGGTCAACACCTCGTCGGTGCTCGGGCTCGTGGGAAGCGGCTCGGCGGCGGCCTACCAGGCGTCCAAGGGCGCGGTACGGCTGCTCAGCAAGACCGCCGCGGTCGAGTACGCGCGGCAGGGCGTACGGGTCAACTCCGTGCACCCCGGGGTGATCGCCACGCCCATGATCCAGGAAATCCTGGACGAGCAGGGCGACCAGCAGCCGGACATCCGGCGCACCCCGATGCGACGGGCCGGACGCGCCGACGAGATCGCGACCGCGATCCTCTTCCTGGCCTGCGACGAGTCCTCGTTCGTCACCGGCTCGGAGCTGGTGGTGGACGGCGGGCTGACGGCGCACTGA
- a CDS encoding alpha/beta hydrolase: MSLTGTPFFLTVIALLVVAVVLPFALWSRVRGPKPVRAVARLGMLLFAQVTAITLVFVMVNNANSLYDNWDDLLGTSDHVEAAKDLGPDGLGGLKTKDEPKQLVQFGPPKDSVVGPGVQEGEFKGRISGVSGEVYVWLPPQYDDPAYKDKKFPVVELLPGFPGSAKSWMGTLKAAEQLKPLMEQGKVKPFILVAPRTTLLGKVDTGCVNIPGKVNADSWLSVDVRQMVIDNFRAEDKPASWAVAGYSAGAHCAAKLALAHPDRYRAAISLSGFNDPKMEPASLAGQDPKLRVESNPLTILKTANQAGRPPRSALYISGASGDGYEAGLALKQLAKNPTTVKVKLIPPGAGGHGTAVWKNQIPEVFRWLSGVIGTEPPAGGTGTGPGRNPEPGHGTGPGHGAEHGRTPEHPRGPRHA; the protein is encoded by the coding sequence ATGAGTCTGACGGGCACGCCCTTCTTCCTGACCGTGATTGCGCTGCTGGTCGTCGCGGTCGTGCTGCCGTTCGCACTGTGGAGCCGCGTCCGCGGCCCCAAGCCCGTACGGGCCGTGGCGCGGCTGGGCATGCTGCTGTTCGCGCAGGTCACCGCGATCACCCTGGTGTTCGTGATGGTCAACAACGCCAACAGCCTCTACGACAACTGGGACGACCTGCTCGGCACCTCCGACCACGTCGAAGCCGCCAAGGACCTCGGTCCGGACGGCCTGGGCGGGCTCAAGACCAAGGACGAGCCCAAGCAGCTGGTGCAGTTCGGCCCGCCCAAGGACTCGGTCGTCGGACCGGGCGTCCAGGAGGGCGAGTTCAAGGGGCGGATCTCGGGCGTGAGCGGCGAGGTGTACGTATGGCTGCCGCCGCAGTACGACGACCCCGCCTACAAGGACAAGAAGTTCCCCGTCGTGGAGCTGCTGCCGGGGTTCCCCGGCTCGGCCAAGTCCTGGATGGGCACCCTGAAGGCCGCCGAGCAGCTGAAGCCGCTCATGGAGCAGGGCAAGGTCAAGCCCTTCATCCTGGTCGCGCCGCGCACCACCCTGCTGGGCAAGGTGGACACCGGCTGCGTCAACATCCCGGGCAAGGTCAACGCGGACAGCTGGCTGAGCGTCGACGTACGCCAGATGGTGATCGACAACTTCCGGGCCGAGGACAAGCCCGCCTCCTGGGCGGTAGCGGGCTACTCGGCGGGCGCGCACTGCGCCGCCAAGCTGGCGCTCGCCCACCCCGACCGCTACCGCGCAGCCATCAGCCTCTCCGGCTTCAACGACCCGAAGATGGAGCCCGCCTCGCTCGCCGGCCAGGACCCCAAGCTGCGCGTCGAGAGCAACCCGCTGACCATCCTCAAGACCGCCAACCAGGCGGGCAGGCCGCCGCGCAGCGCCCTCTACATCTCCGGGGCCTCCGGTGACGGTTACGAGGCCGGGCTCGCCCTCAAGCAGCTCGCCAAGAACCCGACGACGGTCAAGGTCAAGCTGATCCCGCCGGGCGCGGGCGGCCACGGCACGGCCGTATGGAAGAACCAGATCCCGGAGGTCTTCCGCTGGCTGAGCGGCGTCATCGGCACCGAGCCCCCCGCCGGGGGGACCGGGACCGGTCCGGGCCGCAACCCCGAGCCCGGTCACGGCACCGGTCCCGGCCACGGCGCCGAACACGGCCGGACCCCCGAGCACCCCCGCGGCCCCCGGCACGCCTAG
- a CDS encoding helix-turn-helix domain-containing protein, which yields MDDNHLGDFLSGRRAGLRPEDVGMASYGARRVAGLRREEVAVLTGVSADYYTRLEQGRERSPSAQVLDALSRALHLDEDARAHLYRLAGAAPDHQAATRTAEQVSPALRQLMDGYPNTPALVLGAALDILATNALADALYSPFKPADNLARMAFADPAGRDFYTDWDRAAQATVANLRQTAGYDPDHPRLREVVRTLTEQSADFARLWDAHSVRGKTRDAKRLLHPDVGPLTLTYQAFDVRDAPGQQLVIYHAEPGSPSAQALDLLGSLHATRRQAGPGRRR from the coding sequence ATGGACGACAACCACCTGGGGGACTTCCTGAGCGGACGCCGCGCCGGGCTGCGACCGGAGGACGTGGGCATGGCGAGTTACGGGGCCCGCAGGGTCGCCGGACTGCGCCGCGAAGAGGTCGCCGTCCTGACCGGAGTGAGCGCCGACTACTACACGCGCCTGGAGCAGGGCCGAGAACGCAGTCCCTCGGCGCAGGTACTCGACGCCCTCAGCCGCGCGCTGCACCTCGACGAGGACGCCCGCGCACACCTGTACCGGCTGGCCGGGGCCGCCCCGGACCACCAGGCCGCCACCCGCACCGCCGAGCAGGTCAGTCCTGCACTGCGCCAGTTGATGGACGGCTACCCGAACACCCCGGCGCTCGTCCTAGGCGCCGCCCTGGACATCCTGGCCACCAACGCCCTGGCCGATGCCCTCTACTCCCCGTTCAAGCCCGCGGACAACCTGGCCCGTATGGCCTTTGCCGATCCCGCGGGCCGGGACTTCTACACGGACTGGGACCGGGCGGCCCAGGCCACCGTCGCCAACCTGCGCCAGACGGCGGGCTACGACCCGGACCACCCACGGCTGCGCGAAGTCGTCCGTACCCTCACCGAACAGAGCGCGGACTTCGCCCGCCTCTGGGACGCCCACAGCGTGCGCGGCAAGACCCGGGACGCCAAGCGCCTCCTGCACCCGGACGTCGGCCCGCTCACGCTGACTTACCAGGCGTTCGACGTACGCGACGCCCCCGGCCAGCAACTCGTCATCTACCACGCCGAACCGGGCAGCCCCAGCGCCCAGGCCCTCGACCTGCTCGGCTCGCTCCATGCGACCCGCCGCCAGGCCGGCCCCGGCCGTCGGCGCTAG
- a CDS encoding GNAT family N-acetyltransferase — protein MNLPIDNPPIETAGSLPSSPSPTSSLPAVHPDLVRAWVHGLARCRGAAAPVAVHGGFYVEVRVPVRSHRYVFAAPDPDVLRDLIASITTPGLWVNVCAPRADIAPALPPDWEFAEPQFLMSAALPPAPAPVAAPAGYTVETVDEDGTGVLQCRVLDTATGDLAARGRAGLTGDATPPSAVFDMINTSTEHRRRGLGTLVMNALTAHAVRLGAARGILVASPAGRALYRSLGWRLHAPVTAVRLPPATEDEGTG, from the coding sequence ATGAACCTCCCTATAGACAACCCCCCTATAGAGACGGCCGGTTCGCTCCCCTCCTCCCCCTCCCCGACCTCCTCCCTCCCCGCCGTTCACCCGGATCTCGTCCGGGCCTGGGTGCACGGCCTGGCGCGGTGCCGCGGGGCCGCGGCCCCCGTCGCGGTCCACGGCGGCTTCTACGTCGAGGTCCGCGTCCCCGTACGGTCGCACCGCTACGTCTTCGCCGCCCCCGACCCGGACGTCCTCCGCGATCTCATCGCCTCGATCACCACCCCCGGCCTGTGGGTCAACGTCTGCGCCCCGCGCGCCGACATCGCCCCCGCCCTGCCTCCCGACTGGGAGTTCGCCGAGCCGCAGTTCCTGATGTCGGCCGCGCTGCCCCCGGCGCCGGCGCCCGTGGCGGCGCCGGCCGGCTACACGGTCGAGACGGTGGACGAGGACGGCACCGGCGTCCTCCAGTGCCGCGTCCTGGACACCGCCACCGGCGATCTCGCCGCCCGGGGGCGGGCCGGTCTCACCGGCGACGCCACGCCCCCGTCGGCGGTCTTCGACATGATCAATACCAGTACGGAGCACCGCCGTCGCGGCCTGGGCACCCTCGTCATGAACGCGCTGACGGCCCACGCGGTCCGGCTGGGCGCCGCCCGCGGCATCCTCGTGGCCAGCCCCGCCGGGCGGGCCCTCTACCGGTCCCTGGGGTGGCGGCTGCACGCGCCGGTCACGGCCGTACGCCTGCCGCCTGCGACGGAGGACGAGGGCACCGGCTAG
- a CDS encoding SDR family NAD(P)-dependent oxidoreductase, with product MNVTSASASTPTEAPEFAGKVALVTGAARGVGKETVGLLVARGARVVAVDVRPEVRTLPDEFPVAESGTGTVPEPRILPLTGDITQEETAVQAVRAAVDTFGGLDILVNNAGRMLSKPVTETTAEDWDTVMAVNARGSFFFAREAFRAMRERGGGAIVSTGSYTCTVALPEGAAYSASKGALAQLTKVLAVEGGPLGIRANVVAAGVIETDFLDTFRSDSRAYLASFAGAQPLGRVAQPAEIAEVLCFLVSPRSGYVTGSVVAADGGFTAI from the coding sequence ATGAATGTCACATCCGCATCCGCCTCCACACCCACCGAAGCCCCCGAGTTCGCCGGAAAGGTCGCCCTCGTCACCGGGGCGGCGCGTGGCGTCGGCAAGGAGACGGTGGGGCTGCTCGTCGCCCGTGGCGCGCGCGTCGTCGCCGTGGACGTACGCCCTGAGGTCCGTACCCTGCCGGACGAGTTCCCCGTGGCCGAATCCGGCACCGGCACCGTCCCCGAACCGCGCATCCTGCCGCTGACGGGTGACATCACCCAGGAAGAGACCGCCGTCCAGGCGGTACGGGCCGCCGTCGACACCTTCGGCGGGCTGGACATCCTGGTGAACAACGCCGGTCGCATGCTGAGCAAGCCCGTCACCGAGACCACCGCCGAGGACTGGGACACGGTCATGGCGGTCAACGCCCGCGGGTCGTTCTTCTTCGCCCGCGAGGCGTTCCGGGCCATGCGGGAGCGCGGCGGCGGGGCCATCGTCAGCACCGGCTCGTACACCTGCACCGTCGCCCTGCCCGAAGGCGCCGCCTACAGCGCGTCGAAGGGGGCGCTGGCCCAGCTGACCAAGGTGCTCGCCGTCGAGGGCGGGCCGCTGGGCATCCGCGCCAACGTCGTTGCCGCGGGCGTCATCGAGACCGATTTCCTCGACACGTTCCGCAGCGACAGCCGCGCGTACCTGGCGTCCTTCGCCGGTGCGCAGCCGCTGGGCCGCGTGGCGCAGCCCGCGGAGATCGCCGAGGTGCTGTGCTTCCTCGTCTCACCGCGGTCCGGCTACGTCACGGGCTCCGTGGTCGCTGCCGACGGGGGCTTCACCGCGATCTAG
- a CDS encoding C40 family peptidase, whose product MASHRKPRTRILTSPGSRRTAAGLTTAALASVTLLSQTAEAAPSRPQQSIEEVKQKVDDLYRQAEVATQKYNAAKEQADEQRGTVDRLLDDTARRTQKMNDARRQLGTYAAAQYRSGGISPTVQLLLARNPQQFADRSHLMGQLTGAQKKAVSDYQEQQAKAVRQRAEASRSLERLTETQASLKESKKDVQAKLAEARQLLSRLTAQEKARLAELERKKEAEAKRKAEELARKQAEKERKEREDRKQHGTPDPGTGTPDGGSGGSGGSGGGTSDDGSYATKAAKALAFARAQMGKPYVWGATGPNSYDCSGLTQAAWKAAGVSLPRTTWDQVKTGDRVATKDLKPGDLVFFYNDISHVGMYIGDGKMIHAPKPGASVRVESIYYMPIYGSVRPA is encoded by the coding sequence TTGGCGTCGCACCGCAAGCCGCGTACCCGCATACTCACCTCCCCCGGAAGCCGTCGTACGGCCGCCGGGCTCACCACCGCAGCCCTCGCCTCGGTCACCCTGCTCTCGCAGACCGCCGAGGCCGCGCCGAGCCGGCCCCAGCAGTCCATCGAAGAGGTCAAGCAGAAGGTCGACGACCTCTACCGGCAGGCCGAAGTGGCGACCCAGAAGTACAACGCCGCCAAGGAGCAGGCCGACGAGCAGCGCGGCACCGTCGACCGCCTCCTGGACGACACCGCCCGGCGCACCCAGAAGATGAACGACGCCCGGCGCCAGCTGGGGACCTACGCCGCCGCCCAGTACCGCAGCGGCGGCATCAGCCCGACCGTGCAGCTCCTCCTGGCCCGTAATCCGCAGCAGTTCGCGGACCGCAGCCACCTGATGGGCCAGCTGACCGGCGCGCAGAAGAAGGCCGTCAGCGACTATCAGGAGCAGCAGGCCAAGGCCGTACGCCAGCGGGCCGAGGCGTCCCGGAGCCTGGAGCGGCTCACCGAGACGCAGGCGTCCCTGAAGGAGTCCAAGAAGGACGTCCAGGCCAAGCTGGCCGAGGCCCGGCAGCTGCTGTCCCGGCTGACCGCCCAGGAGAAGGCGCGGCTGGCGGAGCTGGAGCGCAAGAAGGAGGCCGAGGCCAAGCGCAAGGCCGAGGAGCTGGCCCGCAAGCAGGCCGAGAAGGAGCGCAAGGAGCGGGAGGACCGCAAACAGCACGGTACTCCGGACCCGGGCACCGGAACGCCGGACGGCGGGTCCGGCGGGTCCGGTGGCTCCGGCGGCGGTACGTCCGACGACGGTTCGTACGCGACCAAGGCCGCCAAGGCGCTCGCGTTCGCCCGCGCGCAGATGGGCAAGCCGTACGTCTGGGGCGCGACGGGCCCGAACTCCTACGACTGCTCCGGCCTGACGCAGGCGGCCTGGAAGGCGGCGGGCGTCTCGCTGCCCCGTACGACCTGGGACCAGGTGAAGACCGGCGACCGGGTGGCGACCAAGGACCTCAAGCCCGGTGACCTGGTGTTCTTTTATAACGACATCAGCCATGTCGGCATGTACATCGGCGACGGCAAGATGATCCACGCCCCCAAGCCGGGGGCCAGTGTGCGGGTCGAGTCGATCTACTACATGCCGATCTACGGGAGCGTGCGGCCGGCATGA
- a CDS encoding M23 family metallopeptidase: protein MNDRHSPESPAPAVPSPDASYAHYPAYESYGHQDTQAGQAAYGGGAPYFGAFPGHQATGAHDASPYDTTAYGTEAYASAAYATGAYGGGYDAGTHPAGVYGTGAANSGSPATGTQPEAAYDPYSHTAYDGGYGPGGAGGPDAYEATAVWGAVESDVIAGIPAQAGPPQTGYPYGDAASSQWETMTWAGPGLGLYGGEPHESGQPYGSGPYATTNDQYGSAYGTYEAASGTDAPEDRFADEHGHGATAIAEALTQTTPAITPGLDGPDGFDGLASEAPGGPGSPDAPEDPYATDITPDGSPASSGVPVARGSRSRRAAQGGGSSGRGRRRTAKRSALLTVAVPSVAAMGVCAVAAASVTSGAESGAKDGVTTQAAGDPGAVQPAVANNKLDTQLASLSAGADDFADRASRTQERIDLKARQAAEKKRKADEAARREAMRPKFVLPVTQHGLSATYGQAGVNWMSVHTGIDFPVGYGTPVMAATDGTVRTQFNSAYGNMAIVTAPDGTETWYCHLSTATVRSGKVKAGDQIAYSGDSGNSTGPHLHFEVRPGGGSAIDPLPWLRSHGLNPN, encoded by the coding sequence GTGAACGACCGTCACTCGCCGGAGTCCCCCGCTCCGGCTGTCCCGTCTCCCGATGCCTCGTATGCGCATTACCCCGCCTACGAGTCCTACGGGCACCAGGACACCCAGGCCGGCCAGGCGGCATACGGCGGCGGCGCACCGTACTTCGGTGCGTTCCCCGGCCACCAGGCCACCGGCGCGCACGACGCTTCGCCGTACGACACCACTGCGTACGGCACCGAGGCGTACGCCTCCGCCGCGTACGCGACCGGTGCCTACGGCGGCGGCTACGACGCGGGTACCCACCCCGCGGGCGTCTATGGCACCGGAGCGGCCAACTCCGGCTCCCCCGCCACCGGCACACAGCCGGAGGCCGCCTACGACCCGTACTCCCACACGGCGTACGACGGCGGCTATGGACCGGGCGGCGCGGGCGGCCCCGACGCCTACGAGGCCACCGCGGTCTGGGGCGCCGTGGAGTCGGACGTGATCGCCGGCATTCCGGCGCAGGCGGGACCGCCGCAGACCGGGTACCCGTACGGCGACGCCGCCAGCTCCCAGTGGGAGACCATGACTTGGGCCGGGCCCGGCCTGGGCCTGTACGGCGGCGAACCGCACGAAAGCGGGCAGCCGTACGGTTCCGGACCGTACGCGACCACAAACGATCAGTACGGGTCCGCCTACGGAACGTATGAGGCGGCTTCGGGTACGGACGCCCCGGAGGACCGATTCGCCGACGAGCACGGCCACGGCGCCACCGCCATCGCCGAAGCGCTCACCCAGACCACTCCGGCGATCACGCCCGGCCTCGACGGCCCGGACGGTTTCGACGGCCTCGCCTCCGAGGCCCCTGGAGGCCCCGGGTCCCCGGACGCCCCCGAGGACCCGTATGCCACCGACATCACTCCCGACGGCAGCCCCGCCTCCAGCGGCGTGCCCGTCGCGCGCGGCTCCCGCTCGCGCCGTGCCGCGCAGGGCGGCGGGTCGTCCGGCCGCGGTCGCCGCCGTACCGCCAAGCGCTCCGCGCTGCTGACCGTCGCGGTGCCCTCGGTCGCCGCCATGGGCGTGTGCGCCGTCGCCGCCGCCTCCGTCACCAGCGGCGCCGAGAGCGGAGCCAAGGACGGCGTGACGACCCAGGCCGCAGGCGACCCCGGGGCCGTACAGCCGGCCGTCGCCAACAACAAGCTCGACACCCAGCTCGCCAGCCTGAGCGCGGGCGCCGACGACTTCGCCGACCGTGCCAGCCGTACGCAGGAGCGCATCGACCTCAAGGCCCGGCAGGCCGCCGAGAAGAAGCGCAAGGCCGACGAGGCGGCGCGCAGGGAGGCGATGCGCCCCAAGTTCGTGCTGCCGGTCACGCAGCACGGTCTGAGCGCGACGTACGGGCAGGCGGGCGTGAACTGGATGTCCGTGCACACCGGCATCGACTTCCCGGTCGGCTACGGCACGCCCGTCATGGCCGCCACCGACGGCACCGTACGCACCCAGTTCAACTCCGCCTACGGGAACATGGCGATCGTGACCGCCCCGGACGGCACCGAGACCTGGTACTGCCATCTGAGCACCGCCACGGTCCGGTCGGGCAAGGTCAAGGCCGGGGACCAGATCGCCTACTCGGGCGACTCCGGCAACTCCACCGGGCCGCATCTGCACTTCGAGGTGCGCCCGGGCGGCGGCTCGGCCATAGACCCGCTGCCGTGGCTGCGCAGCCACGGGCTCAACCCGAACTGA